One region of Desulfobacterales bacterium genomic DNA includes:
- a CDS encoding PilZ domain-containing protein has protein sequence MTAMSANNRKHERFGMMVPALMEVSSDPQEKLLTTRDLSSGGAYFFTSNPLAENTSGTIKIFLEPSHRMVTMDGGYVCLEVRGTVMRREEDGMAVCFNEDYRLIPFGA, from the coding sequence ATGACGGCAATGTCTGCAAACAACAGAAAGCATGAACGGTTCGGCATGATGGTGCCGGCCCTGATGGAAGTGAGCAGCGATCCCCAGGAGAAACTGCTCACTACCCGGGATCTCTCCAGTGGCGGGGCCTATTTTTTCACCTCCAACCCGTTGGCTGAAAATACTTCGGGAACCATAAAGATTTTTCTTGAGCCTTCCCACCGGATGGTGACCATGGATGGCGGTTATGTCTGCCTGGAGGTGCGGGGCACGGTGATGCGGCGGGAAGAGGACGGGATGGCGGTCTGCTTTAATGAAGATTATCGCCTGATTCCGTTTGGCGCATAG
- a CDS encoding response regulator transcription factor — protein MIYIVAKRRFNKELLHYYLGSETSYTCLPVNALDDVAGQTKKKGCSDFLILLDFQCIEAANRCNLLFSSNGQPAVDLPLAIYNIPVGSNIEKKAMEAGVRGFFYENDQLEAMAKGIIAILAGEVWITRQKMVHCLLGKKDDQPADGSEVQALTPREEEILALVTRGFSNEKIAGHLYISPHTVKTHLYKTYKKIHVTDRLQAALWAVNHL, from the coding sequence GTGATATACATTGTTGCAAAACGTCGTTTTAACAAGGAACTGTTGCACTACTACCTGGGTAGCGAAACCAGTTACACCTGTCTGCCGGTTAACGCCCTGGACGACGTTGCCGGGCAAACGAAAAAAAAGGGCTGTAGTGATTTTCTGATTTTGCTGGATTTTCAGTGCATAGAGGCGGCCAACAGGTGTAACCTCCTTTTTTCGTCCAATGGTCAGCCTGCCGTCGACCTGCCGCTGGCCATTTATAATATCCCGGTCGGTTCAAATATAGAAAAAAAGGCCATGGAGGCCGGGGTGCGTGGTTTTTTTTATGAAAACGATCAGCTGGAAGCCATGGCCAAGGGGATCATCGCGATTCTGGCCGGTGAGGTCTGGATAACCCGGCAAAAGATGGTTCACTGTCTGTTGGGCAAGAAGGACGACCAGCCGGCCGACGGCAGCGAGGTACAGGCACTGACCCCGCGGGAAGAGGAAATACTCGCCCTGGTCACCCGGGGGTTTTCAAACGAAAAAATCGCCGGGCATCTTTACATCAGTCCGCACACGGTCAAGACCCATCTGTACAAGACCTATAAAAAGATCCATGTCACTGATCGCCTGCAGGCCGCGCTTTGGGCGGTCAATCATCTTTGA